A genomic stretch from Desulfotignum balticum DSM 7044 includes:
- a CDS encoding trimethylamine methyltransferase family protein yields the protein MIQSSTTRSRAVSMRILTDDQIWEIKQAAFDIIEKVGFKCRHDGVKKMMTQAGAWVRDDTIKIPKYIVQGSVATAPKGWTIYDRNGQRALEVEGEKSHYGTSTASPNHRDPFTGEIRPTSINDIALGAKVADALAHIDFVMPMGSSQDVPGAAAEVHEIPALFANTVKPAAFIGYSPLGCEYVYEMAAVIAGGQDKLREKPFLILYPEAIAPLFFPDDVVDRILIAADRFMPQLPGSTVSAGATGPVTLAGMLVQITAEALIHITIAQLRKPGCPVAMSGNVGILDMKTALMTMGAPENSLGIAAQAEIAKSFDLPTWGLAGATDAKCLDAQAGLEGAFSILAQGLSGLNLIHDVGYMASGMACSLEQLVMGNEIAGMTKRFVEGITVTKDTLARQIIEDVGPGGHFITQKHTLAHFKQELSVSKLLNRQTIDAWKNSGCPTMDQRVQEEIRSIMETHKPDPLSDKVMAELDRLKKEGEKEILAKREKG from the coding sequence GTGATTCAATCCTCCACTACCAGAAGCCGGGCCGTGAGCATGCGGATTCTGACCGACGATCAGATCTGGGAAATCAAACAGGCGGCATTTGATATTATTGAAAAAGTCGGATTCAAATGCCGGCACGACGGAGTCAAAAAGATGATGACCCAGGCCGGGGCCTGGGTCAGAGACGATACCATCAAAATCCCCAAATACATCGTCCAGGGATCTGTGGCCACGGCCCCCAAAGGATGGACCATTTATGACCGGAACGGCCAAAGGGCCCTGGAAGTGGAAGGAGAAAAAAGCCACTACGGCACCTCCACGGCCAGCCCCAACCACCGGGATCCCTTTACCGGAGAGATCCGGCCCACCAGCATCAATGACATTGCCCTGGGGGCCAAAGTCGCGGATGCCCTGGCACACATCGACTTTGTCATGCCCATGGGCTCCTCCCAGGATGTGCCGGGCGCGGCCGCGGAAGTTCACGAAATTCCGGCCCTGTTTGCCAACACCGTCAAACCGGCTGCGTTTATCGGGTACTCGCCGTTGGGATGCGAATATGTGTATGAAATGGCGGCCGTGATCGCCGGCGGTCAGGACAAATTGCGGGAAAAACCGTTTCTCATCCTCTACCCGGAAGCCATTGCCCCGCTGTTTTTTCCCGATGACGTGGTGGACCGGATTCTGATTGCAGCCGACCGGTTCATGCCTCAACTGCCCGGTTCCACGGTGTCCGCCGGTGCCACGGGCCCGGTCACTCTGGCCGGCATGCTGGTGCAGATCACGGCCGAGGCCCTGATCCATATCACCATTGCCCAGCTGCGAAAACCCGGGTGTCCCGTGGCCATGAGCGGCAATGTGGGAATCCTGGACATGAAAACTGCGCTCATGACCATGGGAGCCCCGGAAAACAGCTTAGGCATCGCAGCCCAGGCGGAAATCGCCAAATCGTTTGACCTGCCCACCTGGGGCCTGGCCGGTGCCACAGACGCCAAATGCCTGGATGCCCAGGCCGGCCTGGAAGGCGCGTTTTCCATTCTGGCCCAGGGACTGTCCGGCCTGAACCTGATCCATGATGTGGGATACATGGCTTCGGGCATGGCCTGTTCTTTAGAACAGCTGGTCATGGGCAACGAGATTGCAGGCATGACCAAGCGGTTTGTGGAAGGCATCACCGTCACCAAAGACACCCTGGCCAGACAGATCATCGAAGATGTCGGCCCGGGCGGGCATTTCATCACCCAGAAACATACACTGGCCCATTTCAAGCAGGAACTGTCTGTTTCAAAGCTGCTCAACCGCCAGACCATCGATGCCTGGAAAAATTCCGGCTGTCCCACCATGGACCAGCGGGTCCAGGAAGAAATCCGGTCTATCATGGAAACCCACAAACCGGATCCGCTGAGTGACAAGGTAATGGCGGAGCTGGACCGGCTCAAAAAAGAAGGGGAAAAAGAAATTCTGGCAAAACGGGAAAAAGGATAG
- a CDS encoding ABC transporter substrate-binding protein, protein MEKRIHPAVHDLKSDMEKGKLSRREFLRYSTLLGVSAFTATQMAGLSWTAKAFAGNVKRGGTLKVATALQKIAHPATYSWIAASNVTRQVAEYLTLTDGKNITHPYLLKNWEASDDLKTWTLNLRQGVTFNNGDTFNADDVIFTLNQWLDESVGSSMKGLVDGYLSSNNIEKVNDYQIILHLKVPTISIPEDFFQYPAQVLNHRTFEGDFLKAPHGTGPYTLETYREGELAVVKARSDYWQKGVDGKPLPYLDEMQFLDMGTETAPMISAIKSEDIDFIDLSDIGGTDIFRALKDDPEINILAAPTASARVLRMRVDLKPWDNEKVRLAMRKCHNHEKILALAYMGQGLEGQDFHVYQLHPEYCEMPIPAYDPAASKKLLAEAGYPDGLEVNLAVGSGWPDVVRYAEILKQDAMPGGFKINLQTMPNSQYWEKWTEVDFGITPWTHRPLGTMVLNLAYKADADGKPAAWNETRWVDKEFSEILEKANGTLDVDERRKLFCKLQKIQYDRGSIGIGYWRAVWMVSRSNVKGLEAHPNGFMLFNDVSLA, encoded by the coding sequence ATGGAAAAAAGAATTCATCCGGCCGTGCACGACTTAAAAAGTGACATGGAAAAAGGCAAACTTTCCCGAAGAGAATTTCTCAGATACTCCACATTGCTGGGGGTATCTGCTTTCACTGCCACCCAGATGGCCGGTCTTTCCTGGACCGCCAAAGCCTTTGCCGGAAACGTCAAACGCGGCGGTACCCTGAAAGTGGCGACCGCTTTGCAGAAAATCGCCCATCCTGCCACTTATTCCTGGATTGCCGCATCCAATGTCACCCGTCAGGTGGCGGAATATCTGACCCTGACCGACGGCAAAAACATCACCCATCCCTATCTGCTGAAAAACTGGGAAGCCAGTGATGACCTGAAAACCTGGACCCTGAACCTCAGACAAGGGGTCACGTTCAACAATGGGGATACGTTCAATGCCGATGACGTCATCTTCACCTTGAACCAGTGGCTGGACGAAAGCGTGGGTTCCTCCATGAAAGGGCTTGTGGACGGTTATCTGAGCAGCAACAATATCGAGAAGGTCAATGACTATCAAATCATACTGCACCTGAAAGTGCCCACCATCTCCATTCCCGAGGACTTTTTTCAGTATCCGGCCCAGGTGCTGAATCACCGGACCTTTGAAGGCGATTTCCTCAAAGCGCCCCATGGCACCGGCCCCTATACCCTGGAAACCTACCGGGAAGGCGAACTGGCCGTGGTCAAGGCCCGGTCCGACTACTGGCAGAAAGGTGTGGACGGCAAACCCCTGCCATACCTGGATGAAATGCAGTTTTTGGACATGGGCACGGAAACCGCCCCCATGATTTCGGCCATCAAGAGCGAAGACATCGATTTCATCGATCTGTCCGATATCGGCGGCACCGACATTTTCCGGGCCCTCAAAGATGATCCGGAAATCAACATCCTGGCGGCCCCCACGGCCTCGGCCCGGGTGTTGCGCATGCGGGTGGATCTTAAACCATGGGACAATGAAAAGGTCCGCCTGGCCATGAGAAAATGCCATAACCATGAAAAAATCCTGGCACTGGCCTACATGGGACAGGGACTGGAAGGACAGGACTTCCATGTGTACCAGCTGCACCCGGAATACTGTGAAATGCCCATTCCGGCATATGATCCTGCAGCGTCCAAAAAGCTGCTGGCCGAAGCCGGATATCCCGATGGGCTGGAAGTCAACCTGGCAGTGGGTTCCGGATGGCCGGATGTGGTCCGGTATGCAGAAATCCTCAAACAGGATGCCATGCCCGGCGGATTCAAGATCAATTTACAAACCATGCCCAACAGCCAGTACTGGGAAAAATGGACGGAAGTGGATTTCGGCATCACCCCCTGGACCCATCGGCCTTTGGGCACCATGGTCCTGAACCTGGCCTACAAGGCGGACGCGGACGGAAAGCCCGCGGCCTGGAACGAGACCCGGTGGGTGGACAAGGAATTTTCCGAGATCCTGGAAAAAGCCAATGGCACCCTGGATGTGGACGAACGCAGAAAACTGTTCTGCAAACTCCAGAAAATCCAGTATGACCGGGGTTCCATCGGCATCGGCTACTGGCGGGCCGTCTGGATGGTCTCCAGAAGCAATGTCAAAGGGCTGGAAGCCCATCCCAATGGATTCATGCTGTTCAACGATGTGTCTTTAGCCTAG
- a CDS encoding ABC transporter permease — MIVFILRRFFLLLLTMILVSLAVFIIAESSPGNIAKNVLGAFISPEQEAAFIRQNGLDQPMYVRYLHWIAGNDWVAKKKIGMPLKRITTEEGFEEWWAVKEDGSLIRWKVDGEDLVAINITPDGEKTEYVDNDRWKTIEDGKQEFWGIDRQNHAVRWVKGETETMFVFVMGKGWMESSGGPKDYIPLKKGFVRGDPGISFRTGRPVNKSLWTRLRNSVVLAGTAFVIVMPLALLLGLIAGLQEGSLKDRVLSVGGMMFSVVPEFATGIFLTLIFSVWLGWLPGAAVLGTSAPWEKPMMLILPVLTLTLIELGYILRITRASMVEVMKAPYIRTAFLKGLPYKQVVFKHAVKNALIAPITVIMLHVNWLLGGIVIVEVVFGYPGLGAYLLESALYKDFNALEAGAMIMVLVAVGTQLVADIIYTFLNPRIRYA, encoded by the coding sequence ATGATTGTTTTTATACTCCGCCGTTTTTTTCTGCTGCTGCTGACCATGATTCTGGTGTCTCTGGCCGTTTTCATCATTGCAGAATCCTCTCCCGGAAATATCGCCAAAAATGTGCTCGGAGCCTTTATCTCCCCGGAACAGGAAGCCGCATTCATTCGCCAGAACGGCCTGGACCAGCCCATGTATGTCCGGTATCTGCACTGGATCGCGGGCAATGACTGGGTGGCTAAAAAGAAAATCGGTATGCCCCTGAAACGGATTACCACGGAAGAAGGGTTTGAAGAATGGTGGGCCGTCAAAGAGGACGGATCATTGATCCGCTGGAAAGTGGACGGAGAAGACCTGGTGGCCATCAACATCACACCGGACGGTGAAAAAACCGAATATGTGGACAATGACCGATGGAAAACCATTGAAGACGGCAAACAGGAATTCTGGGGAATTGACCGCCAGAATCATGCCGTCCGCTGGGTCAAGGGTGAAACCGAAACCATGTTTGTGTTTGTCATGGGCAAGGGGTGGATGGAAAGTTCCGGGGGCCCCAAAGACTATATTCCGTTGAAAAAAGGATTTGTCAGAGGGGATCCGGGTATTTCCTTTCGCACGGGCCGGCCCGTGAACAAAAGCCTGTGGACCCGATTGCGCAACTCCGTGGTCCTGGCAGGGACCGCTTTTGTCATTGTCATGCCCCTGGCCCTGCTGTTGGGTCTCATTGCCGGACTCCAGGAAGGGTCTCTCAAGGACCGGGTTTTGTCCGTGGGGGGTATGATGTTTTCCGTGGTGCCCGAATTTGCCACGGGTATTTTTCTGACCCTGATCTTTTCCGTGTGGCTGGGGTGGCTGCCGGGTGCGGCGGTTTTAGGCACCTCCGCCCCCTGGGAAAAACCCATGATGCTGATTTTGCCGGTTTTGACCCTCACGCTGATCGAACTGGGGTATATCCTGCGTATCACCCGGGCTTCCATGGTGGAGGTCATGAAAGCGCCTTATATCCGAACCGCGTTTCTCAAAGGACTGCCCTACAAACAGGTGGTGTTCAAACATGCCGTGAAAAACGCGCTTATCGCCCCCATCACCGTGATCATGCTCCATGTCAACTGGCTGCTGGGGGGGATCGTGATTGTGGAGGTGGTGTTCGGATACCCGGGACTGGGGGCCTATCTGCTGGAATCAGCGCTGTATAAAGATTTCAACGCCCTGGAAGCCGGTGCCATGATCATGGTCCTGGTGGCCGTCGGCACCCAGTTGGTGGCCGATATCATCTATACCTTTTTGAATCCGAGGATACGGTATGCCTGA